The Austwickia sp. genome includes a region encoding these proteins:
- a CDS encoding GntR family transcriptional regulator produces MTVQLPVALDRGSDVPLYLQLSQQLLAGIEHGRVQPGDPFETEVDLARRLRLSRPTVRRAIAVLVDRGLLVRRRGVGTVVAAGGVQQHAELNSLYDDLAAERRSPRTELLDLDTSTVWPRAATVLGLPPRTRLVHVTRLRYVGALPLAILENWLPPDTPALPALVPGRLEREGMYEILRAQGLAPHTAQQTFGARNATGAERRLLGLTRADPLLTMWRNAFDASGRIIECGDHRYRGDQYTISVQVALGD; encoded by the coding sequence GTGACCGTCCAGCTGCCCGTCGCGCTCGACCGCGGCAGCGACGTGCCCCTCTACCTGCAGCTCTCGCAGCAACTCCTGGCCGGCATCGAGCACGGCCGCGTCCAGCCCGGCGACCCGTTCGAGACCGAGGTCGACCTGGCCCGCCGGCTGCGACTGTCCCGCCCGACCGTACGCCGGGCCATCGCCGTCCTCGTCGACCGCGGGCTGCTCGTCCGGCGCCGTGGGGTCGGCACCGTGGTCGCCGCCGGCGGGGTGCAACAGCACGCCGAACTGAACAGCCTCTACGACGACCTTGCCGCCGAACGCCGTTCTCCCCGAACGGAATTGCTCGATCTCGACACCTCGACGGTGTGGCCGCGCGCCGCCACCGTGTTGGGGTTGCCGCCGCGGACCCGCCTCGTGCACGTGACCCGGCTGCGCTACGTGGGCGCCCTGCCGCTGGCGATCCTGGAGAACTGGCTCCCGCCGGACACCCCGGCGCTGCCCGCGCTGGTGCCCGGCCGGCTGGAGCGGGAGGGGATGTACGAGATCCTGCGCGCCCAGGGCCTGGCTCCGCACACCGCGCAGCAGACCTTCGGCGCCCGCAATGCCACCGGCGCGGAGCGGCGCCTCCTGGGCCTGACCAGGGCCGACCCCCTGCTCACCATGTGGCGCAACGCGTTCGACGCCAGCGGCCGGATCATCGAGTGCGGCGACCACCGCTACCGCGGGGACCAATACACGATCTCGGTCCAGGTCGCCCTCGGCGACTGA
- the dnaB gene encoding replicative DNA helicase: MPPQDVHAEQSVLGGMLLSKDAIADCVETLRSTDFYRPAHELIYDAILNLYGRGEPADAITVSDELTKRGDLGRIGGQAYLHQLIQAVPTAANAGYYAEIVAERATLRRLVDAGTRIVQMGYGQGGGDVEDIVNAAQAEVYAVADKRGGEDYHLLRDLLEPTYDEIEAAGGASGEMIGVPTGFAELDELTNGLHPGQMIVIAARPAVGKSTLALDFARAAAIKHQQATVVFSLEMSRSEITMRLISAEAGINLQKIRRGKLEDRDWEKLARLASEFDAAPLFIDDSPNMSLMEIRAKCRRLKQRNNLRLVIIDYLQLMSSGKKVESRQQEVSEFSRALKLLAKELEVPVVALSQLNRGPEQRTDKKPQVSDLRESGCLTGETRLLRADTGAEVSIGELVAGGARDVPVWALDSSLRYVPRPLTHAFPTGTRPVFRLTTASGRTVRATANHPFLTYDGWRSLGELSAGDRLAVPRHVSAPSEVDESWEDDDVEAAAQVCATMPDAVVPSAVFHLPKRQIAVFVREVFSAAGGVMLPHDEAGGQIFCFAATRGLLDRVALLLLRFGITGQIVGDESGWMLDIVELDDQRRFLQEIGIRGEAAVDAVRMLSIVRAATAVPTRVGAGVDAAASGTSGAADASWHRVAAVLADAPDEGALPSVAAELADGGLDLAAVNDVMWDAVAAVEPDGTAEVYDATVLGAHNFVANGIAVHNSIEQDADMVMLLHRESMYEQDSPREGEADIIVAKHRNGPTKTITVAFQGHYSRFTNMATTY, from the coding sequence ATGCCCCCGCAGGACGTGCACGCGGAGCAGTCCGTGCTCGGCGGGATGCTGCTGTCCAAGGACGCGATCGCGGACTGCGTCGAGACGCTGCGGTCCACCGACTTCTACCGGCCCGCGCACGAGCTGATCTACGACGCGATCCTCAACCTCTACGGACGCGGCGAACCGGCCGACGCGATCACGGTCTCCGACGAGCTGACCAAGCGCGGTGACCTGGGCCGGATCGGCGGGCAGGCCTACCTGCACCAGCTGATCCAGGCGGTGCCGACGGCGGCGAACGCGGGCTACTACGCGGAGATCGTGGCCGAGCGGGCCACGCTGCGCCGGCTTGTCGATGCCGGCACCCGCATCGTGCAGATGGGCTACGGCCAGGGTGGCGGCGATGTCGAGGACATCGTCAACGCGGCGCAGGCGGAGGTGTACGCCGTCGCCGACAAGCGCGGCGGCGAGGACTATCACCTGCTGCGCGATCTGCTCGAGCCGACGTACGACGAGATCGAGGCCGCCGGCGGCGCCAGCGGCGAGATGATCGGCGTGCCTACGGGCTTCGCCGAACTCGACGAGCTGACCAACGGCCTGCACCCCGGGCAGATGATCGTGATCGCGGCCAGACCAGCTGTCGGCAAATCGACCCTGGCACTCGATTTTGCGCGGGCCGCGGCGATCAAGCACCAGCAGGCGACCGTGGTGTTCTCGCTCGAAATGAGCCGCTCGGAGATCACGATGCGCTTGATCTCGGCTGAGGCGGGGATCAACCTGCAGAAGATTCGGCGCGGCAAGCTGGAGGATCGGGACTGGGAGAAGCTGGCTCGGTTGGCGTCGGAATTCGACGCGGCGCCGTTGTTCATCGACGACTCGCCGAACATGTCGCTGATGGAGATCCGGGCGAAGTGCCGGCGGCTGAAGCAGCGCAACAATCTGCGGCTGGTGATCATCGACTACCTGCAGCTGATGTCGAGCGGCAAGAAGGTGGAAAGCCGACAACAGGAGGTGTCGGAGTTCTCCCGCGCGCTGAAGCTACTGGCCAAGGAGCTGGAGGTGCCCGTGGTGGCGCTGTCCCAGCTCAACCGGGGACCCGAGCAGCGTACCGACAAGAAGCCGCAGGTCAGTGACCTGCGCGAGTCGGGCTGCCTCACCGGGGAGACGCGGCTCCTGCGGGCCGACACCGGTGCGGAGGTCTCGATCGGGGAGCTGGTCGCCGGAGGCGCCCGCGACGTACCGGTGTGGGCGTTGGACTCCTCGCTGCGCTACGTGCCGCGGCCGCTCACCCACGCCTTCCCCACGGGGACGCGGCCGGTGTTTCGGCTGACCACCGCGTCCGGGCGGACGGTGCGGGCGACCGCGAACCACCCGTTCCTGACGTACGACGGGTGGCGGTCGCTCGGCGAGCTCTCCGCGGGGGACCGGCTCGCCGTCCCCCGGCACGTGTCGGCACCGAGTGAGGTCGACGAGAGTTGGGAGGACGATGATGTCGAGGCGGCAGCCCAGGTGTGCGCGACGATGCCCGACGCCGTCGTACCGTCGGCGGTGTTCCACCTGCCGAAGCGGCAGATTGCGGTGTTCGTACGGGAGGTCTTCTCGGCTGCCGGTGGGGTGATGCTTCCGCACGACGAGGCGGGCGGGCAGATCTTCTGCTTCGCGGCGACCCGGGGGTTGCTCGACCGAGTGGCGCTGCTGCTGCTGCGGTTCGGGATCACCGGCCAGATCGTCGGGGACGAGTCGGGCTGGATGCTCGACATCGTCGAGCTGGATGACCAGCGACGGTTCCTGCAGGAGATCGGGATTCGCGGCGAGGCAGCGGTGGACGCCGTACGGATGCTGTCCATCGTGCGGGCGGCGACCGCGGTGCCGACGCGCGTCGGCGCGGGCGTCGACGCGGCGGCGAGCGGTACGTCGGGCGCGGCGGACGCCTCGTGGCATCGCGTGGCGGCCGTCCTGGCGGACGCCCCGGACGAGGGCGCGCTGCCCTCCGTCGCCGCCGAGCTCGCGGACGGCGGCCTGGACCTGGCGGCCGTCAACGACGTGATGTGGGACGCGGTGGCCGCGGTCGAGCCGGATGGGACGGCGGAGGTGTACGACGCGACGGTGCTCGGCGCGCACAACTTCGTCGCCAACGGGATCGCGGTGCACAACTCGATCGAGCAGGACGCCGACATGGTGATGTTGCTGCACCGGGAGTCCATGTACGAGCAGGACAGTCCCCGGGAGGGGGAGGCCGACATCATCGTGGCCAAGCACCGAAACGGCCCGACCAAGACCATTACGGTCGCTTTCCAGGGACATTATTCGCGCTTCACCAACATGGCGACCACTTACTAG
- the galE gene encoding UDP-glucose 4-epimerase GalE: protein MRVLVTGGCGYIGSHTVLQLLGSGHDVVVVDDFSNASPAVAPRLEELAARPIPVHRFTLEDRAATRALFAAERIDAVIHFAGFKAVGESVAKPLDYYRNNIGSTLSLVEAMTAHDVRSLVFSSSATVYGPAAEPPFPEELPTSATNPYGWTKVMIEQILRDVAVSDESWRIALLRYFNPVGAHPSGRIGEDPTGVPNNLLPFIAQVAVGRREKLAVFGGDYPTVDGTGVRDYIHVDDLAAGHVAALDALARLDRPVSTWNLGTGQGTSVLQLLAAFERACGRELPYEVVARRAGDVAASFADPALAERELGWRATRTLDDICASSWKWQSANPNGFAG from the coding sequence ATGCGAGTGCTGGTCACGGGCGGCTGCGGCTACATCGGTTCCCACACGGTCCTGCAACTGCTGGGGTCCGGTCACGACGTGGTCGTGGTCGACGACTTCAGCAACGCCTCCCCGGCGGTCGCGCCGCGGCTGGAGGAGCTGGCCGCCCGGCCGATCCCGGTGCACCGGTTCACCCTGGAGGACCGCGCGGCCACCCGCGCCCTGTTCGCCGCCGAGCGGATCGACGCGGTCATCCACTTCGCCGGGTTCAAGGCAGTCGGCGAGAGCGTCGCCAAGCCGCTGGACTACTACCGCAACAACATCGGCTCGACGCTTTCGCTGGTCGAGGCGATGACCGCGCACGACGTACGGTCCTTGGTGTTCTCCTCCTCGGCGACCGTGTACGGGCCGGCCGCAGAGCCTCCCTTCCCGGAGGAGCTGCCCACGTCGGCGACGAACCCGTACGGCTGGACCAAGGTGATGATCGAGCAGATCCTCCGAGATGTGGCGGTCTCGGACGAGTCATGGCGGATCGCGTTGCTGCGCTACTTCAACCCCGTGGGCGCGCACCCCTCCGGGCGGATCGGCGAGGACCCCACCGGCGTCCCGAACAACCTGCTGCCGTTCATCGCGCAGGTCGCGGTGGGCCGGCGGGAGAAGCTGGCCGTGTTCGGGGGGGACTACCCGACGGTCGACGGCACGGGCGTGCGCGACTACATCCACGTCGACGACCTCGCCGCGGGCCACGTCGCCGCGCTGGACGCCCTTGCGCGGCTCGACCGGCCGGTCTCGACGTGGAACCTGGGGACGGGCCAGGGGACCTCGGTGCTGCAGCTGCTGGCGGCGTTCGAGCGGGCGTGCGGGCGCGAGTTGCCGTACGAGGTGGTGGCCCGGCGCGCGGGTGATGTGGCGGCCTCCTTCGCCGACCCGGCGCTCGCCGAGCGGGAGCTGGGCTGGCGGGCCACCCGGACCCTGGACGACATCTGCGCCTCGTCGTGGAAATGGCAGTCGGCCAACCCGAACGGCTTCGCCGGCTGA
- a CDS encoding glycosyltransferase family 2 protein: MRRDRTTGPVKVSIVVPVLNEARNLEVILPKLPAVHQVVLVDGRSTDDTVATARRVMPDITVVTQTRRGKGNALACGFEASTGDIIVMFDADCSADPAEIPAFVDALVAGADFAKGTRYAHQGGSHDLTLLRSMGNRGLNGLANVLMGTRYTDLCYGYNAFWRDILPALNLPSSRVRTIDPDARLWGDGFEIETLLACRVTAAGLRVAEVPSVEQPRLFGESNLNTWGDGARVLRTIIAEKRQMHARRRGSDVATNEPATQRAAATSA; encoded by the coding sequence ATGCGCAGAGATCGGACAACCGGACCGGTGAAGGTGAGCATCGTGGTACCGGTCCTTAACGAGGCCCGCAACCTCGAGGTCATCCTCCCGAAGCTCCCCGCCGTCCACCAGGTCGTCCTCGTCGACGGCCGGTCCACGGACGACACCGTCGCGACCGCCCGCCGGGTCATGCCCGACATCACCGTGGTGACGCAGACGCGGCGCGGCAAGGGCAACGCCCTCGCCTGCGGCTTCGAGGCCTCGACCGGCGACATCATCGTCATGTTCGACGCCGACTGCTCCGCCGACCCGGCCGAGATCCCCGCGTTCGTCGACGCGCTCGTCGCCGGCGCCGACTTCGCCAAGGGGACCCGCTACGCACACCAGGGCGGTTCCCACGACCTGACGTTGCTGCGCTCGATGGGCAACCGCGGCCTGAACGGGCTGGCGAACGTGCTGATGGGCACGCGGTACACCGACCTGTGCTACGGCTACAACGCGTTCTGGCGGGACATCCTGCCGGCGCTGAACCTGCCGAGCAGCCGGGTGCGCACCATCGACCCCGACGCCCGCCTGTGGGGCGACGGCTTCGAGATCGAAACGCTGCTCGCCTGCCGGGTCACCGCGGCCGGCCTGCGCGTCGCCGAGGTCCCGAGTGTGGAGCAGCCCCGCCTGTTCGGCGAGAGCAACCTCAACACCTGGGGCGACGGGGCCCGGGTGCTGCGCACGATCATCGCCGAGAAGCGGCAGATGCACGCGCGTCGCCGTGGCTCGGACGTCGCTACCAACGAGCCCGCGACGCAGCGCGCCGCGGCGACGAGCGCCTGA
- a CDS encoding cellulase family glycosylhydrolase: MAPLLAALAVAGCDSNPAPAPTTSTPSTAVSSSSTTSPTGATPGRPATFLKTQGTQFMLDGQEFRFSGFNLFDAAASAFYACEPHNTMSDEQLRAAFREIKGKSGAKVVRFWAYQPFTKGGTDFAGVDRLINAATSEGMLVMPVLEDGPGYCTTGAKAQPKMNWQDDTYYTEGYRKPFGSASRSLLDYARVMAEHYKNEPTIAAWMIMNEAETKRRSPDGKSVLVEMARTVAREIRKADPNHLVSLGTQGNGAPGNSGADFRDIYSLPEMDYVEVHDWAYYGSDTEAMPGALPNGELPAADSPQCQDKAAKIACSFAIAKALNKPLVVGEIGIKAKDKAAIERRAKLMDAKIQAAKKHGAAGYLIWEVNTFANEGYGIVPGSGDPIWDALARF, translated from the coding sequence GTGGCGCCACTCTTAGCGGCGCTGGCGGTGGCGGGTTGCGACAGCAACCCCGCCCCAGCGCCCACGACGAGCACGCCGAGCACCGCGGTCTCGAGTTCCAGCACGACCAGTCCGACGGGCGCCACGCCCGGGCGGCCGGCGACCTTCCTCAAGACGCAGGGCACCCAGTTCATGCTGGACGGCCAGGAGTTCCGGTTCTCCGGCTTCAATCTCTTCGACGCCGCAGCCTCGGCGTTCTACGCGTGCGAGCCGCACAACACGATGTCGGACGAGCAGCTGCGCGCCGCGTTCCGGGAGATCAAGGGCAAGTCCGGCGCCAAGGTCGTGCGGTTCTGGGCCTACCAGCCGTTCACCAAGGGGGGCACCGACTTCGCTGGCGTGGACCGCCTGATCAACGCCGCCACGAGCGAGGGCATGCTGGTTATGCCGGTCCTGGAGGACGGGCCGGGCTACTGCACGACCGGCGCCAAGGCCCAGCCGAAGATGAACTGGCAGGACGACACGTACTACACGGAGGGCTACCGCAAACCCTTCGGCAGCGCCTCGCGCAGTCTGCTCGACTACGCCCGTGTCATGGCCGAGCACTACAAGAACGAGCCGACGATCGCCGCCTGGATGATCATGAACGAGGCCGAGACGAAGCGGCGCAGCCCCGACGGCAAGTCGGTGCTCGTGGAGATGGCCCGCACCGTGGCGCGCGAGATCCGCAAGGCCGACCCGAACCACCTGGTTTCGCTCGGCACCCAGGGCAACGGCGCGCCCGGCAACTCCGGCGCGGACTTCCGCGACATCTACAGCCTGCCCGAGATGGACTACGTCGAGGTGCACGACTGGGCCTACTACGGCTCGGACACCGAGGCCATGCCGGGGGCGCTACCGAACGGCGAGCTGCCTGCGGCGGACAGCCCCCAATGCCAGGACAAGGCGGCCAAGATCGCCTGCTCGTTCGCCATCGCCAAGGCGCTGAACAAGCCGCTGGTGGTCGGCGAGATCGGCATCAAGGCCAAGGACAAGGCGGCGATCGAGCGGCGCGCCAAGCTCATGGACGCCAAGATCCAGGCGGCCAAGAAGCACGGCGCCGCCGGCTACCTCATCTGGGAGGTCAACACCTTCGCCAACGAGGGCTACGGGATCGTGCCCGGCTCCGGCGACCCGATTTGGGATGCGCTGGCCCGGTTCTGA
- a CDS encoding NAD(P)-dependent glycerol-3-phosphate dehydrogenase, with the protein MRTTVLGAGSWGTALGRLLADKGDDVRMWDIDPGPLGTISDKHENSRYLPGVVLPDSMVGEPDLTRALEGAELVVLAVPSFAMRSAAQNIADRLPDDVLLCSVTKGVEVDTLMTMHEVLKDVLPPRHHAGLAVLSGPSFAVDVAHQMPTAVTIAAESEDVAVRVQEAFYSTFFRPYTSTDVMGVELGGCTKNVVAIATGFAVGSGVTTNGTAALMTRGLAETSALAARRGGRPETMQGLAGFGDLFLTCSSTKSRNYRVGFALGSGRTLEDIQAELGQVAEGVHNAKSVHLMAAEYDVPMPVSEAVYGLIYEGLPADQVLPALLGIG; encoded by the coding sequence ATGCGCACGACAGTTTTGGGGGCCGGCTCGTGGGGTACCGCTCTCGGCCGCCTCCTCGCCGACAAGGGTGACGACGTGCGGATGTGGGACATCGACCCGGGCCCCCTCGGGACGATCAGCGACAAGCACGAGAACAGCCGCTACCTGCCCGGCGTCGTGCTGCCCGACTCGATGGTCGGCGAGCCGGACCTGACCCGCGCGCTCGAGGGCGCCGAACTCGTCGTGCTCGCGGTCCCCTCCTTCGCCATGCGCTCCGCCGCACAGAACATCGCGGACCGGCTCCCCGACGACGTCCTGCTCTGCTCGGTGACGAAGGGCGTCGAGGTGGACACCCTGATGACCATGCACGAGGTCCTCAAGGACGTCCTGCCGCCGCGCCACCACGCCGGGCTCGCCGTGCTGTCCGGCCCGTCGTTCGCCGTCGACGTCGCCCACCAGATGCCCACCGCGGTCACCATCGCCGCCGAATCCGAAGACGTCGCCGTCCGCGTGCAGGAGGCGTTCTACTCCACGTTCTTCCGCCCGTACACCAGCACCGACGTCATGGGTGTCGAACTCGGCGGCTGCACCAAGAACGTCGTGGCCATCGCCACCGGATTCGCCGTCGGCTCCGGCGTCACCACCAACGGCACCGCCGCCCTGATGACCCGCGGCCTCGCCGAGACCTCCGCCCTCGCCGCCCGCCGCGGCGGCCGCCCCGAGACCATGCAGGGCCTCGCCGGGTTCGGCGATCTGTTCCTGACCTGCTCCTCCACGAAGTCCCGCAACTACCGGGTCGGCTTCGCCCTCGGCTCGGGACGCACGCTGGAGGACATCCAGGCCGAGCTCGGCCAGGTCGCCGAGGGCGTCCACAACGCCAAGAGCGTGCACCTGATGGCCGCCGAATACGACGTGCCGATGCCCGTCTCGGAGGCCGTCTACGGGCTCATCTACGAAGGCCTGCCCGCCGACCAGGTCCTGCCCGCGCTGCTCGGAATCGGCTGA
- a CDS encoding MATE family efflux transporter, protein MLHLAVPALLTLIAEPVFLLADSAIIGHLGTTELAGLGIAGAALATAAGLFVFLAYGTTAVVSRALGAGSERDAVSAGLDGVWLAAALGLAGGAIAFVAAEPICAAFGPSPPVLAAATIYLRISALGLPAMLLVLATTGILRGLQDTRTPLIVTTAACTGNVVLNLALVYGAGLGIAGSAWGTVIAQSAMALALLVVVGRAGHRLRAPLRPHPRRIARAARDGVPLLVRTLALRGVLLLATWAAAALGDVPLAAYQVTSTIWTFLTFALDALAIAGQALVGRALGAGDVAGARAMTGVMTRWGLLCGAALGVLVLATHTVLPALFTPDPRTAAALAAGLVVIALCQPISGVAFVLDGVLIGAGDARWLAIAQTGLLVAYAPLALAVHHAAPTLAAAGDRVAVATLWAAFVAFMGLRAVLLVRRARSDAWLVTGAR, encoded by the coding sequence ATCCTGCACCTCGCGGTGCCCGCCCTCCTCACCCTGATCGCCGAGCCCGTCTTCCTGCTCGCCGACTCGGCCATCATCGGGCACCTCGGCACCACCGAGCTCGCCGGGTTGGGCATCGCCGGAGCCGCCCTGGCCACCGCCGCCGGGCTGTTCGTCTTCCTCGCTTACGGCACCACGGCGGTCGTCTCCCGCGCCCTCGGCGCCGGCAGCGAGCGGGACGCCGTCAGCGCGGGGCTCGACGGCGTCTGGTTGGCCGCGGCCCTCGGACTCGCCGGCGGCGCCATCGCCTTCGTCGCGGCCGAACCGATCTGCGCCGCGTTCGGCCCCTCGCCCCCGGTTCTCGCGGCGGCGACCATCTACCTGCGCATCAGCGCCCTCGGCCTGCCCGCCATGCTGCTCGTCCTGGCCACCACCGGCATCCTCCGCGGACTCCAGGACACCCGCACCCCGCTGATCGTCACGACCGCCGCCTGCACCGGGAACGTCGTCCTCAACCTCGCGCTGGTGTACGGGGCAGGACTCGGCATCGCGGGCTCCGCCTGGGGCACGGTCATCGCCCAATCCGCCATGGCACTGGCCTTGCTCGTCGTCGTCGGCCGCGCCGGACACCGCCTCCGCGCCCCGCTGCGGCCGCATCCCCGCCGCATCGCCCGGGCCGCCCGCGACGGCGTACCGCTCCTCGTCCGCACCCTCGCCCTGCGCGGTGTCCTGCTCCTGGCGACCTGGGCGGCTGCCGCGCTCGGCGACGTACCCCTGGCCGCCTACCAGGTCACCAGCACCATCTGGACCTTCCTCACCTTCGCCCTCGACGCCCTCGCCATCGCCGGCCAGGCCCTCGTCGGGCGCGCCCTGGGCGCCGGCGACGTCGCCGGGGCCCGCGCGATGACCGGCGTCATGACCCGGTGGGGGCTGCTGTGCGGCGCCGCGCTCGGCGTACTCGTCCTCGCCACCCACACCGTGCTGCCCGCCCTGTTCACCCCCGACCCCCGCACCGCGGCCGCCCTCGCGGCCGGGCTCGTCGTCATCGCGCTCTGCCAGCCGATCTCCGGGGTCGCGTTCGTGCTGGACGGCGTCCTCATCGGCGCCGGCGACGCCCGCTGGCTGGCGATCGCGCAGACGGGATTGCTGGTGGCGTACGCCCCCCTCGCCCTCGCCGTCCACCACGCCGCCCCCACGCTCGCCGCCGCGGGGGATCGGGTCGCCGTCGCCACCCTGTGGGCGGCCTTCGTCGCCTTCATGGGCCTGCGCGCCGTCCTGCTGGTCCGCCGCGCCCGCAGCGACGCCTGGCTGGTCACGGGAGCCCGGTAG
- a CDS encoding glycosyltransferase, which translates to MSTCPRRVIHVIAALHEGGAERQLELLAPRQDADVSVITLYGGGAVAEALRAKGIPVLEFPLSAGPKALAWFRLAKVLRRERPDVVHVHLLASQLWAIPAARLARVPVIVSTEHSLNDELIEGRPLTASLRVVYWCLARMATMTLAVSAETADILRRWRIAADRVEVVDNGIDFTAMSFDPAGRDRVRAEFGIPPETELIGAVGRLHVSKRFDVLLRAVRPVLSPSHRLMIVGDGPEREALHALAHELGLTDRVVFTGARDDIPDLYSAMDAFVSPGLAETFGLAIIEALANGLPTVYAMCPALAPLPPQPKAHCMGTRDGAAAEEDLRVALADALAQTKATAETRVAPPELARRYGIDMTAARLDETYRRLLAEAPPARGSLLRLRRTASAT; encoded by the coding sequence GTGAGCACCTGTCCACGACGCGTCATCCATGTCATCGCCGCCCTCCACGAGGGCGGGGCCGAACGCCAGCTGGAGCTGCTCGCCCCGCGGCAGGACGCGGACGTCTCCGTCATCACCCTGTACGGCGGGGGGGCGGTCGCCGAGGCGCTGCGCGCGAAGGGGATTCCCGTGCTGGAGTTCCCGCTGAGCGCCGGCCCCAAGGCCTTGGCCTGGTTCCGGCTGGCCAAGGTGCTACGTCGCGAACGCCCCGACGTGGTGCACGTCCATCTCCTGGCGTCCCAGCTCTGGGCCATCCCCGCCGCCCGGCTGGCACGGGTGCCGGTGATCGTCAGCACGGAGCACTCCCTCAACGACGAGCTCATCGAGGGTCGCCCGCTGACCGCGTCGTTGCGCGTCGTGTATTGGTGCCTGGCCCGGATGGCCACGATGACCCTGGCGGTGTCTGCGGAGACCGCCGACATCCTGCGCCGGTGGCGGATCGCCGCGGATCGCGTCGAGGTCGTCGACAACGGCATCGACTTCACGGCCATGAGCTTTGACCCGGCCGGCCGCGACCGGGTGCGGGCGGAGTTTGGGATTCCCCCGGAGACCGAACTCATCGGGGCCGTGGGAAGGCTGCACGTCAGCAAGCGGTTTGACGTGCTGCTCCGAGCCGTTCGCCCGGTGCTTAGCCCGTCCCATCGGCTGATGATCGTCGGCGACGGCCCCGAGCGGGAGGCCCTGCACGCGCTCGCCCATGAGCTGGGCCTGACCGACCGGGTGGTTTTCACCGGCGCCCGGGACGACATCCCCGACCTGTACTCGGCCATGGACGCCTTCGTCAGCCCTGGGCTGGCCGAGACGTTTGGATTGGCCATCATCGAGGCGCTGGCTAACGGGTTGCCGACGGTCTATGCCATGTGCCCGGCGCTTGCGCCCCTGCCGCCCCAGCCGAAGGCGCACTGCATGGGGACGCGGGACGGCGCGGCTGCCGAGGAGGACCTGCGGGTCGCGCTGGCCGACGCGCTGGCCCAGACCAAGGCCACCGCCGAGACTCGGGTGGCGCCGCCGGAGCTGGCGCGCCGCTACGGCATCGACATGACGGCCGCGCGACTCGACGAGACCTACCGACGACTCCTCGCGGAGGCCCCTCCCGCAAGGGGGAGTCTGCTCCGGCTACGGCGTACGGCCTCGGCGACGTGA